The Mixta hanseatica genome includes a region encoding these proteins:
- a CDS encoding phage NinH family protein, whose product MNATIETIPELLVKTRGNMTGLAQQLKSNRATIRKYARDFNATHHAIVNGVLMTFRGQLGAHKREGKCDKE is encoded by the coding sequence ATGAACGCAACAATCGAGACCATCCCTGAATTACTGGTGAAGACGCGCGGAAATATGACCGGGCTGGCGCAGCAACTTAAATCTAACCGAGCAACCATCCGCAAATACGCTCGCGACTTCAACGCAACTCATCATGCCATTGTGAACGGCGTTTTGATGACTTTTCGCGGACAGTTGGGCGCCCATAAGAGGGAAGGGAAATGCGACAAAGAGTGA
- a CDS encoding Rz lytic protein, with product MLNVISFIRNYSHIIIIGLVCIALWGLNARNGQLMATNDRLEKLANSKDEQINDLRSKNDDLASSVDALVTAVNQQNAVMSQVTEQRALTAQQNRKLQNEIKRYLAADKCAVAPVDSNAVDRLREAAKSASGVQGDKKSANQPAGGAYQPH from the coding sequence ATGCTCAACGTAATCAGCTTCATCCGAAATTACTCACACATCATCATTATCGGCCTCGTCTGCATTGCGTTGTGGGGATTGAATGCCCGCAATGGCCAGCTGATGGCAACTAACGACAGGCTGGAAAAGCTGGCAAACAGTAAAGACGAACAAATAAACGACCTGCGATCGAAAAATGATGACCTGGCATCCAGCGTTGATGCTCTGGTCACTGCAGTAAATCAGCAAAACGCCGTCATGTCTCAGGTCACTGAGCAACGGGCTTTAACAGCACAGCAAAACAGGAAGCTCCAGAATGAAATCAAGCGCTATCTGGCGGCGGACAAGTGCGCTGTCGCTCCTGTTGACAGCAATGCTGTTGACCGGCTGCGCGAAGCAGCAAAGTCCGCAAGTGGAGTACAGGGCGATAAAAAGTCCGCAAATCAGCCTGCCGGCGGAGCTTACCAGCCCCATTGA
- the folD gene encoding bifunctional methylenetetrahydrofolate dehydrogenase/methenyltetrahydrofolate cyclohydrolase FolD, producing the protein MAAKIIDGKTIAQQVRLEVAEKVKQRLADGKRAPGLAVVLVGEDPASQIYVGSKRRACEEVGFISRSYDLPVTTSETELLELIDALNNDGEIDGILVQLPLPAGIDNVKVLERIAPDKDVDGFHPYNVGRLCQRAPLLRPCTPRGIITLLERYNIETYGLNAVVVGASNIVGRPMSLELLLAGCTTTVTHRFTKDLRHHIEHADLLVVAVGKPGFIPGEWIKPGAIVIDVGINRLESGKVVGDVDFDSAAERAAWITPVPGGVGPMTVATLIQNTLQACEEYHDKGAV; encoded by the coding sequence ATGGCAGCAAAAATTATTGACGGTAAAACGATTGCGCAGCAGGTGCGCCTTGAGGTTGCCGAAAAAGTGAAACAGCGTCTGGCGGACGGAAAACGCGCGCCAGGTCTGGCAGTGGTATTGGTGGGTGAAGACCCCGCTTCCCAGATCTATGTCGGCAGCAAGCGCCGCGCCTGCGAAGAAGTTGGATTTATCTCGCGCTCTTACGATCTGCCCGTCACCACCAGCGAAACCGAGCTGCTTGAGCTGATTGACGCCCTGAATAATGACGGCGAGATCGACGGTATCCTGGTGCAGCTGCCGCTGCCTGCGGGTATTGATAACGTTAAGGTGCTGGAGCGCATCGCGCCCGATAAAGATGTGGATGGCTTCCATCCTTACAACGTAGGCCGCCTGTGCCAGCGCGCCCCGCTGCTGCGCCCCTGTACGCCGCGCGGCATTATCACGCTGCTGGAGCGTTATAACATCGAAACCTACGGCCTGAACGCGGTAGTGGTTGGCGCGTCGAATATCGTTGGGCGTCCGATGAGCCTTGAGCTGCTGCTGGCAGGCTGCACCACCACCGTAACGCATCGCTTTACCAAAGATCTGCGTCATCATATTGAACATGCCGATCTACTGGTCGTGGCCGTCGGCAAACCGGGCTTTATTCCAGGCGAATGGATTAAGCCTGGCGCGATTGTTATTGATGTCGGGATTAACCGTTTAGAAAGCGGCAAAGTGGTGGGTGACGTCGATTTCGATAGCGCCGCCGAACGCGCCGCATGGATTACGCCAGTACCGGGCGGCGTTGGGCCGATGACGGTCGCCACGCTGATCCAAAACACGCTGCAGGCATGTGAAGAATATCACGACAAAGGAGCCGTATAA
- a CDS encoding glycoside hydrolase family 19 protein, with protein MLTASEFQRAAGVSDVLRDAWYTNIAMAMSKYGINTPLRQAHFIAQTGHESSGFRKVEEGLNYSESALLSMFSKRITPAQAKKYGRNELHAADQKMIASIIYANRNGNGDIESGDGYRYRGRGLIQITGKANYAALVEQLGADVVGNPDLLTGYKLAAESAAAWWKNHGLNELADSDDVTRITRIINGGTNGLDDRKSRLTKAKGILCST; from the coding sequence ATGTTAACAGCCAGTGAGTTTCAAAGAGCTGCCGGCGTCAGTGATGTTCTGCGCGATGCCTGGTACACAAACATTGCAATGGCGATGAGCAAATACGGCATTAACACGCCGCTGCGTCAGGCTCATTTCATTGCACAGACCGGCCATGAATCTTCTGGCTTCCGCAAGGTGGAAGAGGGACTGAACTATAGCGAAAGCGCTTTGCTTTCCATGTTCAGTAAGCGCATTACCCCGGCACAGGCCAAGAAGTACGGACGCAACGAGCTTCACGCTGCCGACCAGAAGATGATCGCGAGCATCATTTACGCGAACCGGAACGGCAATGGCGATATCGAATCAGGTGACGGCTATCGCTATCGCGGGCGTGGACTGATTCAGATTACCGGTAAGGCTAACTATGCCGCTCTGGTAGAACAGCTCGGTGCTGACGTGGTTGGCAACCCTGACCTGTTGACCGGATACAAGCTGGCTGCCGAATCGGCTGCGGCATGGTGGAAGAATCACGGATTAAATGAACTTGCTGATTCTGATGATGTTACCCGCATCACCAGAATCATTAACGGTGGCACTAACGGTTTAGATGACAGGAAATCCCGCCTCACAAAGGCTAAGGGGATTCTATGCTCAACGTAA
- a CDS encoding DUF3850 domain-containing protein: MTTHELKIWPEHYEPVKRNLKKAELRKNDRNYQPGDTLVLRCWDRVKEEYTGKSVVRKVTHVADVGDWLPDFVLLSME; encoded by the coding sequence ATGACGACACACGAACTGAAAATCTGGCCTGAGCATTACGAGCCAGTTAAGCGGAATCTGAAGAAGGCCGAGCTACGAAAAAACGATCGCAATTATCAGCCTGGCGACACGCTGGTTTTACGTTGCTGGGACAGAGTTAAAGAAGAGTACACCGGGAAAAGTGTTGTAAGGAAGGTTACGCACGTTGCTGATGTTGGCGACTGGTTGCCTGATTTCGTTTTACTAAGCATGGAGTAA
- a CDS encoding integrase has translation MSIFRRGSVWYGSYTTPGGKRIKESLGTEDRKQAQELHDRRKAELWRIERLGDFPDVTFEEACMRWLEEKAHKKSLDADKGRIGFWLIHFEGVLLKDISEAKIYAAVSRMTNRKAAERWKQRAASMQKKGIDIGVYKPEPVSTSTKAKHLALMKALMRAAEREWKWIEKSPVIKVPQERNKRVRWLEPAEAKRLIDECPEPLKSTVEFALATGLRRSNIVDLKWQQIDMQRKVAWIYPEESKSGRAIGVALNDTACAVLKRQLGKHHNWVFVHTEAAKRNDGTTTAGVRKMRVDSNTAWRAALKRAGIEDFRFHDLRHTWASWLIQAGVPLSALQEMGGWESIEMVQRYAHLAPNHLTEHARQIDAIFGSRVPNLSHVENLKAGGG, from the coding sequence ATGTCCATCTTCCGCAGGGGCTCCGTCTGGTACGGGAGTTACACGACGCCGGGCGGCAAGCGAATTAAGGAATCTCTTGGCACAGAGGACCGAAAGCAAGCACAGGAGCTGCACGACCGCAGGAAGGCTGAACTGTGGCGAATAGAGCGCCTCGGTGACTTTCCTGATGTGACGTTTGAAGAAGCCTGCATGCGCTGGCTTGAAGAGAAGGCACATAAAAAGTCACTGGATGCAGATAAGGGCCGGATTGGATTCTGGCTCATACATTTTGAAGGAGTTTTGCTGAAGGATATCAGCGAGGCGAAAATTTACGCTGCGGTCAGCAGGATGACCAACCGAAAAGCAGCGGAAAGATGGAAGCAGCGTGCTGCATCGATGCAGAAGAAAGGAATCGATATTGGGGTATATAAGCCGGAGCCGGTATCCACATCGACGAAGGCCAAGCATCTGGCTCTAATGAAGGCGCTGATGCGTGCAGCTGAAAGGGAATGGAAGTGGATCGAGAAGTCACCTGTTATCAAGGTGCCGCAGGAAAGAAATAAGCGGGTACGGTGGCTCGAACCCGCTGAAGCTAAGCGGCTGATTGATGAATGCCCTGAGCCGCTCAAGTCTACCGTAGAGTTTGCACTGGCGACAGGGTTGCGCCGGTCGAACATTGTCGATCTGAAATGGCAGCAGATTGACATGCAGCGCAAGGTGGCATGGATATACCCGGAGGAAAGCAAGTCAGGCAGAGCAATTGGCGTTGCACTGAATGACACAGCCTGCGCCGTTCTGAAGCGGCAGCTTGGCAAGCATCACAACTGGGTGTTTGTACACACCGAGGCTGCGAAGCGAAATGACGGAACGACAACGGCCGGAGTCAGAAAGATGCGCGTCGATTCAAACACTGCGTGGCGGGCAGCGTTAAAAAGAGCCGGTATTGAGGACTTTCGATTTCATGACCTTCGACACACCTGGGCGAGTTGGTTAATTCAGGCTGGCGTCCCGTTATCGGCATTACAGGAAATGGGTGGCTGGGAAAGCATCGAGATGGTGCAGCGTTATGCACATCTGGCACCTAACCATTTAACGGAGCATGCGAGGCAAATAGACGCGATTTTTGGAAGTCGTGTCCCAAATCTGTCCCACGTTGAAAATCTGAAGGCTGGAGGCGGGTGA
- a CDS encoding NinE family protein, translated as MRQRVSITQKAIDNLKFRVTHRKPRKKSIPTASQIATFDYVGGLLRAKWDRMRTAR; from the coding sequence ATGCGACAAAGAGTGAGCATCACACAGAAAGCGATAGATAACCTCAAGTTCCGCGTCACCCACCGTAAGCCCCGCAAGAAATCAATCCCAACCGCCAGCCAGATAGCCACGTTTGATTACGTAGGCGGCCTGTTGCGCGCTAAATGGGACCGGATGAGGACGGCACGATGA
- the ybcJ gene encoding ribosome-associated protein YbcJ, translating into MATFSLGKHAHVDLCDLLKLEGWVESGAVAKNLIADGLVTVDGQVETRKRCKIVAGQTVEFSGQRVTVTA; encoded by the coding sequence ATGGCCACATTCTCTCTGGGTAAACATGCGCACGTTGATTTATGCGATCTGCTGAAGCTTGAGGGTTGGGTAGAGAGCGGCGCAGTTGCCAAAAACCTGATTGCCGACGGGCTGGTTACCGTAGATGGCCAGGTTGAAACCCGTAAGCGCTGCAAGATTGTCGCCGGGCAAACCGTCGAGTTCAGTGGTCAACGCGTGACGGTAACGGCCTGA
- a CDS encoding DeoR/GlpR family DNA-binding transcription regulator, with protein MHKAARQKTLLTLLSEQGESSVTQLAQALQVSVDTVRRDLNDLQQQGLAQKSHGGAIALDVPVMTRRARSGVLNAAKQRLGKAVAAQIPPGSTLMLDAGSTVLAVAAALNVPARVITASLDIACALSDRPDIELILLGGQWDNDQRLFAGAATLAMLQRYRADIAVLGACAVHATLGLSASHEADAEIKRAMLSFSAQRWLVADHLKLNRCQPHRVADLTEIQRLFIDRRWDELPALTSTDVSVIAEGEQHESHRYAHKDA; from the coding sequence ATGCATAAAGCCGCACGCCAGAAAACCTTATTAACGCTGCTCAGCGAACAGGGAGAGTCCAGCGTGACGCAGCTTGCCCAGGCGTTGCAGGTATCAGTAGATACCGTGCGTCGCGATCTTAACGATCTGCAACAGCAGGGGCTGGCGCAGAAAAGTCATGGCGGGGCGATCGCGCTGGACGTGCCGGTGATGACGCGTCGCGCGCGCAGCGGGGTGCTTAACGCCGCCAAACAGCGGCTGGGCAAGGCTGTCGCCGCGCAGATCCCACCGGGCAGCACCCTGATGCTGGATGCCGGCAGTACGGTGCTGGCGGTGGCCGCCGCGTTGAACGTGCCGGCGCGGGTCATTACCGCTTCGCTGGATATTGCCTGCGCGCTCAGCGATCGTCCGGATATTGAACTCATTTTGCTGGGCGGGCAGTGGGATAACGACCAACGCCTGTTTGCCGGCGCCGCCACGCTGGCCATGCTACAGCGCTATCGCGCCGATATCGCCGTGCTGGGCGCCTGCGCGGTGCATGCCACGCTGGGGCTTAGCGCCAGCCATGAGGCGGACGCGGAAATCAAACGCGCCATGCTGTCATTCAGCGCCCAGCGCTGGCTGGTGGCCGATCATTTAAAGCTGAACCGCTGCCAGCCTCATCGGGTCGCGGATTTAACCGAGATACAACGCCTGTTTATCGATCGTCGCTGGGATGAGCTGCCCGCTTTAACCTCCACTGACGTCTCTGTTATCGCTGAAGGAGAACAACATGAGTCACACCGCTACGCCCACAAAGATGCTTAA
- a CDS encoding class I SAM-dependent methyltransferase: MSEVSILDMCCGSRMFWMDKQDSRAVFTDKRAEQHVLCDGRTLQIRPDVIADFRALPFADNTFAQVVFDPPHLERAGENSWMRKKYGALDKSTWPQDIRAGFAEAFRVLRPNGTLIFKWNETQIPVSKVIALTDQKPTIWQRTGKGDKTHWIIFLKS, translated from the coding sequence ATGTCTGAAGTAAGCATATTGGATATGTGCTGTGGTTCGCGCATGTTCTGGATGGATAAGCAGGACAGCCGCGCTGTATTTACGGATAAGCGAGCGGAGCAGCATGTGTTATGTGATGGACGCACACTGCAAATCAGACCGGACGTTATCGCCGATTTTCGCGCTTTACCGTTCGCTGATAACACATTTGCTCAGGTCGTATTCGATCCGCCCCATCTTGAACGCGCCGGCGAGAACAGTTGGATGCGTAAGAAATATGGCGCCTTGGATAAATCGACGTGGCCACAAGATATCCGGGCAGGATTTGCAGAAGCATTCCGGGTGCTGCGCCCTAATGGCACGCTGATTTTTAAGTGGAACGAAACGCAGATACCAGTCAGCAAGGTAATCGCCCTCACCGACCAAAAGCCAACCATCTGGCAACGTACCGGTAAAGGCGACAAGACACACTGGATAATCTTCCTGAAATCATGA
- a CDS encoding YlcG family protein — protein MTEYLKDKWLKLRLFKTSRMFECNYRILRNTAKIMGAKHELRSNG, from the coding sequence ATGACCGAATACCTCAAAGACAAATGGCTGAAGTTGCGGCTGTTCAAAACAAGTCGGATGTTCGAGTGCAATTACCGAATCCTGCGAAACACAGCGAAGATTATGGGGGCCAAGCATGAGCTTAGAAGCAACGGTTAA
- a CDS encoding protein NinF: MSEPTEQICADCGIPLSPDETFVCSDCCAFYTIFRDPNGYMAGDDDEEA, from the coding sequence ATGAGCGAACCAACAGAACAAATCTGCGCTGACTGTGGAATCCCGCTGTCACCAGACGAGACCTTTGTCTGCTCTGACTGCTGTGCTTTCTACACGATATTCAGAGACCCTAACGGATATATGGCTGGAGACGATGATGAGGAAGCATAG
- a CDS encoding DUF551 domain-containing protein, whose translation MSEWIKCSEQMPEDFEDVLATDGNEVCLGFYFEDDNERPVWGTYPTCPFCDGEITHWMPLPEPPHQ comes from the coding sequence GTGAGCGAGTGGATTAAATGCAGCGAGCAGATGCCGGAAGACTTTGAGGATGTTCTGGCTACAGACGGCAACGAGGTCTGCTTAGGTTTCTACTTTGAAGATGATAACGAGCGGCCAGTATGGGGAACATACCCGACCTGCCCTTTCTGCGATGGCGAGATCACCCACTGGATGCCGCTCCCTGAACCACCGCACCAATAA
- a CDS encoding recombination protein NinG has translation MVKGKAPKPKKCRICPEKFIPRSTTQTVCSPKCAIQLANQLSERNRKRQEKLQRDELRIRREKLKTKSDWSKEAQIAVNRYIFWRDYGRPCIACGRPLNYGVRGGAVDASHYRSRGSASHLRYNVFNIHAGCVRCNRELSGNLIPFRINLIGKIGADRVEKLEHDNTPRKFDIDYLKRMKAIFTRRARHYEKLRKRQMECAA, from the coding sequence ATGGTTAAAGGCAAAGCGCCGAAGCCGAAGAAGTGCCGTATCTGCCCTGAGAAGTTTATCCCCCGCAGCACCACCCAGACAGTTTGCTCCCCTAAATGTGCCATCCAGCTCGCTAACCAGTTATCCGAACGCAACAGAAAGCGCCAGGAGAAGCTACAGCGCGATGAATTACGCATACGCAGGGAAAAGCTCAAAACAAAATCTGACTGGTCTAAAGAGGCTCAAATTGCCGTTAATCGGTATATCTTCTGGCGCGACTATGGGAGGCCATGCATAGCCTGTGGAAGACCGCTTAACTACGGCGTTCGGGGCGGGGCAGTAGATGCAAGTCACTACCGGTCACGCGGCTCGGCATCACATCTTCGGTACAACGTTTTCAATATCCACGCGGGCTGTGTTCGCTGCAACCGCGAGCTGTCCGGGAACCTCATCCCGTTCCGAATAAACCTCATCGGGAAGATTGGCGCCGATCGCGTCGAAAAACTCGAACACGACAACACACCGCGCAAATTCGATATCGACTACCTGAAGCGAATGAAGGCCATCTTCACGCGCCGGGCTCGTCATTACGAAAAGCTGCGTAAACGTCAGATGGAGTGTGCAGCATGA
- a CDS encoding recombination protein NinB, whose product MEKQTYLIRDNRIRQSCIEAIQNLPTNTDRPLQIIIQEDTRSLAQNRMLWACLRDVSQQVVWYGKKLDSDSWKNIFSASLKGQETVPGINGGFVVLGQSTSKMRVSEMRDLIELIHAFGIEHNVRFSDESARAREWANRSGSAA is encoded by the coding sequence ATGGAGAAACAGACATATCTCATCAGAGATAACCGAATACGCCAGAGCTGCATAGAAGCCATCCAGAACCTCCCCACCAATACCGATCGCCCCCTACAGATAATCATCCAGGAAGACACCCGCAGCCTTGCGCAAAATCGCATGCTTTGGGCCTGCCTGCGTGACGTATCGCAGCAGGTGGTGTGGTACGGGAAGAAACTCGACTCCGACAGCTGGAAGAACATATTCAGCGCCAGCCTGAAGGGGCAGGAGACGGTGCCGGGCATCAATGGCGGCTTCGTGGTGCTGGGCCAGTCAACAAGCAAAATGCGCGTCAGTGAGATGCGTGACCTTATCGAATTAATCCACGCCTTCGGCATCGAGCATAACGTCAGATTCAGTGATGAATCAGCACGCGCTCGGGAGTGGGCGAACAGATCTGGGAGTGCAGCATGA
- a CDS encoding oxidoreductase codes for MSHTATPTKMLNTALIGYGFAGKTFHAPLISATAGLNLYAIVSSDAAKVHADLPGMQVIADPQQAIAHPDIDLVVIASPNTTHAPLARQALEAGKHVVVDKPFTLDMQEARELIALAQEKGVLLSVFHNRRWDSDYLGVRQAIEQGKVGKVVQFESHIDRFRPQVRVRWREQNVPGSGLWFDIGPHLIDQVLQLFGLPESVQGNIATLRDNAEVNDWAHAVLNYPSHRVILHCSMLVAGGVSRFSVHGTQGSLIKARADRQESQLLAGVTPGSAGWGEDDEAMVLYSGEAQTQLPTPAGDQRQYYIQIANALNGAQENPVPPEQALAVMAVLEAAVKSSESGQAQQPALSAEERSALRFPQLQ; via the coding sequence ATGAGTCACACCGCTACGCCCACAAAGATGCTTAACACCGCACTGATTGGCTATGGTTTTGCCGGTAAAACTTTCCACGCTCCGCTGATCTCTGCCACGGCGGGCCTGAACCTTTATGCGATCGTCTCCAGCGACGCTGCGAAAGTGCATGCCGATCTTCCCGGCATGCAGGTGATCGCCGATCCGCAGCAGGCGATCGCTCATCCCGATATCGATCTGGTGGTGATCGCCTCGCCGAATACCACCCATGCGCCGCTGGCGCGCCAGGCGCTGGAAGCGGGCAAGCACGTGGTGGTTGATAAGCCGTTTACGCTGGATATGCAGGAAGCGCGCGAACTGATCGCGCTGGCGCAGGAGAAAGGCGTGCTGCTGTCAGTTTTCCACAACCGCCGCTGGGACAGCGACTATCTCGGCGTACGCCAGGCGATAGAGCAGGGGAAAGTAGGGAAGGTGGTGCAGTTTGAATCACATATCGATCGTTTCCGCCCGCAGGTTCGCGTGCGCTGGCGCGAGCAGAATGTGCCGGGCAGCGGCCTGTGGTTCGATATCGGCCCTCACCTGATCGATCAGGTGCTTCAGCTGTTTGGCCTGCCGGAGAGCGTACAGGGCAATATCGCCACGCTGCGTGACAATGCGGAAGTGAATGACTGGGCGCATGCGGTATTAAATTATCCGTCGCACCGGGTGATCCTGCACTGCAGCATGCTGGTGGCCGGCGGCGTATCGCGCTTTAGCGTACACGGGACCCAGGGCAGCCTGATCAAAGCACGGGCCGATCGCCAGGAGAGCCAGCTGCTGGCTGGCGTAACGCCCGGCAGCGCAGGGTGGGGCGAGGATGATGAGGCGATGGTGCTCTACAGCGGCGAAGCGCAAACCCAGCTGCCGACGCCGGCGGGCGATCAGCGGCAGTATTATATCCAGATCGCTAACGCGTTGAACGGCGCACAGGAGAACCCGGTGCCGCCTGAGCAGGCGCTGGCGGTAATGGCGGTATTAGAGGCGGCGGTAAAATCATCGGAAAGCGGTCAGGCGCAGCAGCCTGCGCTCAGCGCCGAAGAGAGAAGCGCGTTGCGTTTTCCGCAGCTTCAGTAA
- a CDS encoding phage holin, lambda family, whose translation MKRMPEKDPGFWASLIAWLYAHRNESGYAGLAGVMALLRATYLGKEPWPRRLLDAAMCSFFAFFLQPTLQVIGSVFNWNFSEDTTRVAAVFLGFLGVDYISSKIRRQIDKRFGDSDVNSQ comes from the coding sequence ATGAAACGTATGCCCGAAAAAGATCCTGGGTTCTGGGCAAGCCTTATAGCCTGGCTCTATGCCCACAGAAACGAATCCGGTTATGCAGGCCTTGCGGGCGTAATGGCTCTCCTCCGCGCGACATATCTCGGTAAAGAGCCGTGGCCTCGTCGTCTTCTCGATGCGGCGATGTGCAGCTTCTTTGCTTTCTTCCTTCAGCCAACGCTGCAGGTGATTGGCTCTGTATTTAACTGGAACTTCAGTGAAGACACGACTCGCGTTGCTGCTGTTTTCCTTGGCTTCCTTGGTGTGGATTACATCTCGTCGAAAATCCGGCGCCAGATTGATAAACGATTTGGAGACAGTGATGTTAACAGCCAGTGA
- a CDS encoding antitermination protein yields the protein MSLEATVKYHFPKTASFAGMPPATASDSLSGTDYMAAMGMTQSRAPLGYAAFMGKVGVSENDAARAVTLLTEYALSTCDKVAALRKLRSDIKPAVMQTLATYAYMDYCRSAASVKPCDCCQAKGFIEADVFTMKSPLSGGYARNVKETVRVLCKQCGGKGVVSTACRDCNGRGRAVMKAETEKQGVPVMGDCKRCGGRGFERIPSTEAHNAACEITDVISIDTWKKSCKPFYDQLIGKLEIEESWANSALNKVTS from the coding sequence ATGAGCTTAGAAGCAACGGTTAAATATCATTTCCCGAAGACAGCAAGCTTTGCCGGAATGCCGCCTGCAACAGCTTCTGATTCACTTTCCGGTACTGACTACATGGCTGCTATGGGAATGACACAAAGCCGCGCTCCGTTAGGCTACGCAGCTTTCATGGGGAAGGTTGGGGTAAGTGAGAACGACGCCGCACGCGCCGTTACTCTGTTAACTGAATATGCGTTGAGTACCTGCGATAAGGTTGCCGCCTTACGCAAGCTTAGAAGTGATATTAAGCCAGCCGTTATGCAAACGCTCGCAACTTATGCCTACATGGATTATTGCCGCAGCGCCGCCAGCGTCAAGCCGTGTGACTGCTGTCAGGCTAAAGGATTCATCGAGGCGGATGTGTTTACGATGAAATCCCCACTATCTGGCGGTTATGCCAGAAACGTCAAAGAGACTGTGCGCGTGCTGTGCAAGCAGTGTGGCGGGAAAGGCGTTGTTTCAACGGCGTGTCGCGATTGCAATGGCCGTGGACGTGCAGTGATGAAAGCGGAGACTGAAAAGCAGGGCGTGCCGGTAATGGGTGACTGCAAGAGGTGCGGCGGGCGTGGGTTTGAACGCATTCCGTCTACTGAAGCGCACAATGCCGCCTGTGAAATTACCGACGTAATCAGCATCGACACATGGAAGAAGAGTTGCAAGCCGTTCTATGACCAGTTAATTGGCAAGCTGGAAATAGAGGAGTCATGGGCCAACTCGGCATTAAACAAAGTAACTTCATAG
- a CDS encoding IS3 family transposase (programmed frameshift) has protein sequence MKKRNFSAEFKRESAQLVLDQNYTVAAAASAMDVGLSTMTRWVKQLRDERQGKIPKASPVTPEQIEIRELKKKLQRIEMENDIFKKGYRALDVRLPEQFSLIGKLRAQYPVVTLCHVFGVHRSSYKYWEKSPEKPDGRRAVLRSQVLELHNISHGSAGARSIAIMATLRGFKMGRWLAGRLMKELGLVSCQQPTHRYKRGGPEHIVIPNRLERQFAVTEPNQVWCGDVTYIWTGKRWAYLAVVLDLFARKPVGWAMSFSPDSKLTIKALEMAWEARGKPAGVMFHSDQGSHYTSRQFRQLLWRCRIRQSMSRRGNCWDNSPMERFFRSLKNEWVPVTGYINFSEAAHAITDYIVGYYSSLRPHDYNGGLPPNESEKRYWKNSKSVASFS, from the exons ATGAAAAAAAGAAATTTCAGCGCAGAGTTTAAACGCGAATCCGCTCAACTGGTCCTTGATCAGAACTACACCGTTGCAGCTGCGGCCAGTGCTATGGATGTGGGTCTTTCTACCATGACGCGATGGGTAAAGCAGTTGCGGGATGAACGACAGGGCAAAATACCTAAAGCTTCCCCTGTAACCCCGGAACAGATTGAAATACGTGAGCTGAAGAAAAAGCTACAACGCATTGAAATGGAAAACGACATAT TTAAAAAAGGCTACCGCGCTCTTGATGTCAGACTCCCTGAACAGTTCTCGTTAATCGGGAAACTCAGAGCGCAGTATCCTGTGGTCACACTTTGCCACGTGTTCGGGGTTCATCGCAGCAGCTACAAATACTGGGAAAAAAGCCCCGAAAAGCCAGACGGCAGGCGAGCTGTGTTACGCAGTCAGGTTCTGGAGCTGCATAACATCAGCCATGGTTCTGCTGGCGCAAGAAGTATCGCGATTATGGCAACCCTGAGAGGCTTCAAAATGGGACGCTGGCTTGCCGGAAGGCTCATGAAAGAACTGGGTCTGGTGAGTTGTCAGCAGCCTACCCACCGATATAAACGTGGTGGTCCTGAACACATCGTTATCCCGAATCGCCTTGAGCGACAGTTCGCAGTGACAGAACCGAATCAGGTGTGGTGCGGCGATGTGACGTATATCTGGACAGGCAAGCGTTGGGCTTACCTTGCTGTTGTTCTCGATCTGTTCGCAAGGAAACCGGTAGGTTGGGCAATGTCATTCTCACCGGACAGCAAGCTGACCATCAAAGCGCTGGAAATGGCGTGGGAAGCTCGCGGTAAACCAGCCGGAGTGATGTTCCACAGTGACCAGGGTAGCCACTATACAAGCAGGCAGTTCCGGCAACTACTGTGGCGTTGCCGGATCAGGCAAAGTATGAGCCGACGTGGAAACTGTTGGGACAACAGCCCGATGGAACGCTTCTTCCGGAGTCTGAAAAACGAGTGGGTGCCAGTGACAGGTTATATAAACTTTAGCGAAGCTGCTCATGCGATCACAGACTATATCGTCGGGTATTACAGCTCGCTAAGGCCGCATGATTATAACGGTGGGTTGCCCCCAAACGAATCGGAAAAGCGATACTGGAAAAACTCTAAATCGGTGGCCAGTTTTAGTTGA